Proteins encoded in a region of the Quercus lobata isolate SW786 chromosome 8, ValleyOak3.0 Primary Assembly, whole genome shotgun sequence genome:
- the LOC115957401 gene encoding scarecrow-like protein 21 isoform X1: MHPSQKQKFSNGLQRFSDEPVQEVVSYCMPTIQSLEPHSCSDDSSQGTHPSVPIFEQYCTLESHSGTSGYAIHNSPSTVSFSPNGSPEQDTESFPVHSHQSSDNTCGSPVNESCLTDDVDDLRHKIRELETVMLGPHSDTPDLRSITNPVGIVQIPYDAEKCKQMMEMISRWDLKEMLCACAKAIEENDRFTTEWLMSHLQQMVSVNGEPIQRLGAYMLEGLVARLASSGSSIYKALRCKEPASAELLSYMHILYEVCPYFKFGYMSANGAIAEAMKDENEVHIIDFMIAQGSQWITLIQGLAARPGGPPKIRITGIDDSTSAYARGGGLDIVGNRLSKLAESCKVPFEFNAARIPAADVQLEDLGVRPGEAIAVNFALMLHHMPDESVGGQNHRDRLLRLVKSLSPKLVTLVEQESNTNTAPFFNRFLETLKYYTAIFESIDVTLPRDHKERINVEQFCLARDIVNIIACEGAERVERHELLGKWRSRFMMAGFTPYPLSSLVNATIKTLLKSYSEKYTLEERDGAFFLGWLDRVLVTSCAWQ, from the coding sequence ATGCATCCATctcagaaacaaaaattttcaaatgggtTGCAGAGGTTCTCTGACGAGCCAGTGCAGGAGGTGGTCTCCTATTGCATGCCCACCATCCAGAGTTTGGAACCCCACTCATGCTCTGATGACAGCAGCCAGGGAACCCACCCTTCAGTTCCGATTTTTGAGCAGTATTGCACCCTTGAATCACACTCAGGAACCAGTGGCTATGCCATTCACAATTCTCCATCTACTGTCAGTTTCTCACCTAATGGCAGCCCAGAACAAGATACAGAGTCATTCCCAGTACACTCACACCAATCATCTGACAACACTTGTGGCTCACCAGTTAATGAATCTTGCTTAACAGATGATGTTGATGACTTGAGGCACAAGATACGTGAACTCGAAACTGTTATGTTGGGACCTCATTCAGATACTCCTGACTTACGCTCTATCACAAACCCTGTTGGAATCGTCCAAATTCCATATGATGCAGAGAAGTGTAAACAAATGATGGAGATGATCTCTAGATGGGACTTGAAAGAAATGCTTTGTGCTTGTGCTAAAGCAATAGAAGAGAATGATAGGTTCACAACTGAATGGTTGATGTCACACTTACAACAGATGGTGTCAGTTAATGGTGAGCCAATCCAACGTTTAGGAGCTTATATGTTAGAAGGACTTGTTGCAAGGTTGGCCTCTTCGGGAAGTTCTATATATAAAGCCCTTAGATGCAAAGAGCCTGCCAGTGCCGAACTTCTCTCATACATGCACATACTCTATGAAGTATGCCCATACTTCAAGTTTGGGTATATGTCTGCAAATGGGGCTATTGCTGAAGCAATGAAGGATGAAAATGAAGTCCATATAATTGATTTTATGATTGCACAAGGCAGTCAGTGGATCACCTTAATCCAGGGTCTTGCTGCAAGGCCTGGAGGGCCTCCAAAGATTCGTATCACAGGCATTGATGATTCTACATCAGCTTATGCCAGAGGAGGGGGTCTTGATATTGTGGGGAACAGGTTATCAAAGCTTGCTGAGTCATGTAAGGTACCTTTTGAGTTCAATGCTGCTAGAATTCCTGCCGCTGATGTTCAACTTGAAGACCTAGGAGTTCGTCCTGGTGAAGCTATTGCAGTGAATTTTGCCTTAATGTTGCACCACATGCCAGATGAAAGTGTGGGAGGTCAGAATCATCGTGACAGGCTGTTGAGGTTGGTTAAGAGCTTGTCTCCCAAGCTGGTCACTCTTGTTGAGCAAGAATCCAACACCAACACTGCCCCATTCTTTAATCGTTTCCTTGAGACATTGAAATACTATACGGCGATTTTTGAGTCTATTGATGTGACTCTTCCGAGGGATCACAAGGAGCGGATTAACGTTGAGCAGTTCTGTCTGGCTCGAGATATTGTTAACATAATAGCTTGCGAGGGGGCTGAAAGAGTAGAACGTCATGAACTTCTAGGAAAATGGAGATCACGGTTTATGATGGCTGGGTTTACACCTTATCCATTAAGTTCCCTAGTGAATGCTACGATCAAGACCCTGCTGAAGAGCTACAGTGAGAAGTATACACTTGAAGAGAGGGATGGAGCCTTCTTTCTGGGCTGGCTAGACCGAGTTTTGGTTACCTCCTGTGCATGGCAGTGA
- the LOC115957401 gene encoding scarecrow-like protein 21 isoform X2 produces MPTIQSLEPHSCSDDSSQGTHPSVPIFEQYCTLESHSGTSGYAIHNSPSTVSFSPNGSPEQDTESFPVHSHQSSDNTCGSPVNESCLTDDVDDLRHKIRELETVMLGPHSDTPDLRSITNPVGIVQIPYDAEKCKQMMEMISRWDLKEMLCACAKAIEENDRFTTEWLMSHLQQMVSVNGEPIQRLGAYMLEGLVARLASSGSSIYKALRCKEPASAELLSYMHILYEVCPYFKFGYMSANGAIAEAMKDENEVHIIDFMIAQGSQWITLIQGLAARPGGPPKIRITGIDDSTSAYARGGGLDIVGNRLSKLAESCKVPFEFNAARIPAADVQLEDLGVRPGEAIAVNFALMLHHMPDESVGGQNHRDRLLRLVKSLSPKLVTLVEQESNTNTAPFFNRFLETLKYYTAIFESIDVTLPRDHKERINVEQFCLARDIVNIIACEGAERVERHELLGKWRSRFMMAGFTPYPLSSLVNATIKTLLKSYSEKYTLEERDGAFFLGWLDRVLVTSCAWQ; encoded by the coding sequence ATGCCCACCATCCAGAGTTTGGAACCCCACTCATGCTCTGATGACAGCAGCCAGGGAACCCACCCTTCAGTTCCGATTTTTGAGCAGTATTGCACCCTTGAATCACACTCAGGAACCAGTGGCTATGCCATTCACAATTCTCCATCTACTGTCAGTTTCTCACCTAATGGCAGCCCAGAACAAGATACAGAGTCATTCCCAGTACACTCACACCAATCATCTGACAACACTTGTGGCTCACCAGTTAATGAATCTTGCTTAACAGATGATGTTGATGACTTGAGGCACAAGATACGTGAACTCGAAACTGTTATGTTGGGACCTCATTCAGATACTCCTGACTTACGCTCTATCACAAACCCTGTTGGAATCGTCCAAATTCCATATGATGCAGAGAAGTGTAAACAAATGATGGAGATGATCTCTAGATGGGACTTGAAAGAAATGCTTTGTGCTTGTGCTAAAGCAATAGAAGAGAATGATAGGTTCACAACTGAATGGTTGATGTCACACTTACAACAGATGGTGTCAGTTAATGGTGAGCCAATCCAACGTTTAGGAGCTTATATGTTAGAAGGACTTGTTGCAAGGTTGGCCTCTTCGGGAAGTTCTATATATAAAGCCCTTAGATGCAAAGAGCCTGCCAGTGCCGAACTTCTCTCATACATGCACATACTCTATGAAGTATGCCCATACTTCAAGTTTGGGTATATGTCTGCAAATGGGGCTATTGCTGAAGCAATGAAGGATGAAAATGAAGTCCATATAATTGATTTTATGATTGCACAAGGCAGTCAGTGGATCACCTTAATCCAGGGTCTTGCTGCAAGGCCTGGAGGGCCTCCAAAGATTCGTATCACAGGCATTGATGATTCTACATCAGCTTATGCCAGAGGAGGGGGTCTTGATATTGTGGGGAACAGGTTATCAAAGCTTGCTGAGTCATGTAAGGTACCTTTTGAGTTCAATGCTGCTAGAATTCCTGCCGCTGATGTTCAACTTGAAGACCTAGGAGTTCGTCCTGGTGAAGCTATTGCAGTGAATTTTGCCTTAATGTTGCACCACATGCCAGATGAAAGTGTGGGAGGTCAGAATCATCGTGACAGGCTGTTGAGGTTGGTTAAGAGCTTGTCTCCCAAGCTGGTCACTCTTGTTGAGCAAGAATCCAACACCAACACTGCCCCATTCTTTAATCGTTTCCTTGAGACATTGAAATACTATACGGCGATTTTTGAGTCTATTGATGTGACTCTTCCGAGGGATCACAAGGAGCGGATTAACGTTGAGCAGTTCTGTCTGGCTCGAGATATTGTTAACATAATAGCTTGCGAGGGGGCTGAAAGAGTAGAACGTCATGAACTTCTAGGAAAATGGAGATCACGGTTTATGATGGCTGGGTTTACACCTTATCCATTAAGTTCCCTAGTGAATGCTACGATCAAGACCCTGCTGAAGAGCTACAGTGAGAAGTATACACTTGAAGAGAGGGATGGAGCCTTCTTTCTGGGCTGGCTAGACCGAGTTTTGGTTACCTCCTGTGCATGGCAGTGA
- the LOC115957402 gene encoding uncharacterized protein LOC115957402, producing the protein MHALWVSLKENFNCGVKLTGVVRPPGTCYKKRSPTTEKDKLESELVHSTKVICKQNSTRTLLSRLNTGDPSRNIVEMIFQRASMNPTKPSTKIKTVLKVKNSAEIVERFEKYRERVKKKAYEQYKRHPRSTVDGNELLRFYGTTIVCYSEKSKRVSELCRDPSCGACRIIQSKFDTDYTRRNGVQLNTSSEDLSENMNAVTSVKNIKRAAIVCRTIAGSIVNVVDGEYLDFDSVGSEGLLSNLKCLILRNPSAVLPCFIVVFD; encoded by the exons atgcATGCATTGTGGGTTTCTCTGAAGGAGAACTTTAACTGTGGAGTCAAGCTGACTGGTGTTGTTCGGCCGCCTGGGACATGTTATAAGAAAAGGAGTCCAACTACTGAGAAGGATAAATTGGAATCTGAGCTTGTTCATAGCACAAAGGTGATTTGCAAGCAGAACAGCACACGAACATTGCTTTCCA GGCTTAACACTGGAGACCCATCAAGAAACATTGTTGAGATGATCTTTCAAAGAGCTTCCATGAATCCCACAAAGCCATCAACAAAGATCAAAACCGTCCTCAAGGTGAAGAACTCTGCAGAAATTGTTGAAAGGTTcgaaaaatatagagaaaggGTGAAGAAGAAAGCCTATGAGCAATATAAAAGACATCCAAGAAGTACGGTAGATGGGAATGAGCTGTTACGATTCTATGGCACTACAATAGTCTGTTACAGTGAAAAGTCAAAGCGAGTCTCTGAGCTATGTAGAGATCCATCTTGTGGAGCCTGCAGAATAATTCAATCTAAGTTTGACACAGATTACACCAGAAGAAATGGGGTGCAACTGAATACCAGCAGTGAGGACTTGAGTGAAAATATGAATGCTGTTACgagtgttaagaatataaagaggGCTGCAATAGTTTGCAGGACAATTGCTGGGAGCATAGTTAATGTGGTGGATGGGGAATATCTAGATTTTGATTCAGTTGGAAGTGAAGGACTGCTTTCCAACTTAAAATGCTTGATATTGCGAAATCCTAGTGCTGTACTTCCCTGTTTCATTGTAGTTTTTGACTGA
- the LOC115957399 gene encoding probable WRKY transcription factor 20 isoform X3: MKTHMMHGPIGSTNPVTTVFSNTNIFNERNSSCFEFKPHASSNMVPADLNQQRSEKSVQAQGQCQPQAFASSPSVKKEMAVSSNELSLASPGHMVTSGAIVPVEVDTDEPNHRGTSNTGVQASQFDHKGSGPSVIAERPSDDGYNWRKYGQKLVKGSEFPRSYYKCTHPNCEVKKLFERSHDGQITEIIYKGTHDHPKPQPSRRYTAGAIMAVQEERSDKALSLNGRDERSGMFGQTSHTVEPTSTPDRSPVAVNDDCLDGGSMPNRIHDEADDDDPFSKRRKMDIGGVDVTSVVKPIREPRVVVQTLSEVDILDDGYRWRKYGQKVVRGNPNPRSYYKCTNAGCPVRKHVERASHDPKAVITTYEGKHNHDVPTARTSSHDTAGPTAVSGPLRIRSEENDNVSLDLGVGINSAVENRSNEHRQTHHSDIRGSQTHASSSHYNVVQATPVMTYFGVLNTGMSQYGSRGNPSESLNIGIPPLNHSSYPFPQNMGKILTGP; encoded by the exons ATGAAGACTCATATGATGCATGGCCCTATTGGTTCTACAAATCCGGTAACTACTGTTTTCTCCAACACCAATATCTTCAATGAAAGAAACTCCAGCTGCTTCGAATTTAAACCACATGCTTCATCAAATATG gTTCCTGCAGATTTGAACCAACAGAGAAGTGAAAAATCTGTGCAAGCCCAAGGTCAGTGCCAGCCTCAGGCATTTGCATCATCACCTTCAGTGAAAAAAGAGATGGCAGTTTCCTCAAATGAGTTGAGTCTTGCGTCACCAGGTCACATGGTTACTTCAGGGGCTATTGTACCAGTTGAAGTTGATACTGATGAACCAAACCATAGAGGGACCTCTAACACCGGAGTTCAAGCTTCACAATTTGATCATAAAGGAAGTGGACCTTCAGTCATTGCTGAGAGGCCATCTGATGATGGATATAACTGGAGAAAATATGGACAGAAACTTGTTAAAGGAAGTGAATTTCCACGTAGCTATTACAAATGTACACATCCTAACTGTGAAGTGAAAAAGCTGTTTGAGCGCTCTCATGATGGACAGATAACTGAGATTATCTACAAGGGGACACATGATCATCCTAAACCACAACCTAGCCGTCGATATACTGCTGGTGCTATTATGGCTGTTCAAGAAGAAAGATCTGATAAGGCTCTATCTTTAAATGGTCGAGATG AGAGGTCTGGCATGTTTGGACAGACATCCCATACAGTTGAGCCAACTAGCACTCCTGACCGATCTCCTGTTGCAGTAAATGATGATTGTCTAGATGGAGGTTCAATGCCAAATAGGATCCATGATGAggctgatgatgatgatccaTTCTCAAAGCGGAG GAAAATGGACATTGGCGGGGTTGATGTCACTTCGGTGGTTAAGCCTATCCGGGAACCACGAGTTGTTGTTCAAACTCTTAGTGAGGTAGATATACTGGATGATGGGTACCGCTGGCGCAAATATGGGCAGAAAGTGGTCAGAGGCAATCCTAATCCAAG GAGCTACTACAAGTGCACAAATGCTGGATGCCCTGTTAGAAAACATGTGGAGAGAGCATCTCATGATCCCAAAGCGGTTATAACCACATATGAGGGGAAACACAATCATGATGTACCTACTGCAAGGACTAGTAGTCATGACACAGCAGGACCCACGGCTGTGAGTGGACCTTTGAGGATTAGATCAGAAGAAAATGATAATGTTAGCCTTGATCTTGGGGTTGGGATCAACTCAGCTGTTGAGAATAGATCCAACGAGCATAGGCAGACACATCATTCTGATATTCGAGGAAGCCAAACTCACGCTAGCAGTTCACATTATAATGTAGTTCAAGCCACCCCAGTCATGACATACTTTGGTGTTCTAAATACTGGCATGAGTCAGTATGGGTCTAGAGGAAATCCAAGTGAAAGCCTTAACATTGGAATTCCACCTTTAAACCATTCCTCTTACCCATTTCCCCAGAACATGGGGAAAATACTAACAGGTCCATGA